From the genome of candidate division TA06 bacterium B3_TA06:
AAGCGTGTTCCCTGAAAGCGAACTGGATCTGGTGCGTTCCCCGTTAACCCAGGAGTACTACACCTCATCGTCAGCGGGCAGCCTGTGGGAACCGCTGCTGGTAACCGCGATAGTGGGAACGCTCATCTATATCTTTTACGCCCCCAAGAATTGATGAACTACAGGGATACCATCCATCTTCCCAGCACAGAGTTTCCGATGCGGGCAAAGCTCCCCCAAAGAGAACCCGAGATCCTACGCTTCTGGAACGAGGCTATGATCTATGAAAAAACAATCAAGGCTAGACGTTCGGGCCAAACCTACATCCTGCACGACGGACCGCCCTACTCCAACGAGCATGTCCATCTCGGGACTGCACTCAACAAGGTGGTTAAGGATTTCATCGTTAAGTACCGTTCGATGAACGGTTTCTTCACACCCTTTGTGCCGGGCTGGGACAACCACGGTATGCCCATCGAAAACAACGTCCTGGCCGAGTTCCGTAAGCGAGGGGAACCTGTCGAACGAGGGGCGATCCGCAAACGCTGCCGGGAGTACGCGGCGCATTTCGTGGATGTCCAACGCGATGAGTTCATGCGGCTCGGCGTGTTCGGCGAGTGGGAAAACCCTTACCTGACGATGTCACGGCTATACGAAGCCGAGATACTACGAATCTTCGCCAAACTTGTAGAGCGTGGCTACATCTACCGCGATCTGCGGCCCATCCACTGGTGCACCACCTGCCAGACCGCTCTGGCCGATGCAGAGATCGAGTATCATGAGAAGAGTTCCTACTCCATATGGCTGCGGTTTCCACTGCTTGAAGACCCTGACCGTATCTTCGGCGGGGATAAGGAGGGCTCCTATGCCCTTGTCTGGACCACAACACCATGGACTGTCCCCGCGAATCTGGCCCTGACGGTAAGGCCGGACTTCGAGTACTACGTTGTGAAGAGGGACGAAGAGCGCTACCTTCTGGCCAAGGCGCTCTATGAACAAACGGCTAAAGAGCTGGGATGGAACGAGGGAGAGATCGAGATAGAGCGCCGTCTGGAGGGCGAGCAACTCAGAAACCTCCAGTTCAGACATCCAATCTTCGATCGGCCCTCTCCGGTATTGGAGGGTGATTTCGTCACCGCGGATCATGGCGCCGGCATTGTTCACACCGCACCCGGCCACGGCGAGGATGACTTCCGGATAGGCAAGAAATACGGGCTAGAGATCCTCTGCCCGGTGGATGAGAAGGGGCACTTTACCGCAGAGGCAGGCAAACGTTTTGCAGGCCTGGATCTACAGCAGGGCAACGAGGAGGTGCTGGCCGCACTTAGAGAGGCCGGTAACCTTTTAAAACAGGACATCCTAGAGCACCAGTATCCCTACTGCTGGCGCTGCCATAAGCCTTTGGTCCTCCGCACCACCATGCAGTGGTTCATGAACGTGGATCATGAAGGGCACCGGGATAAGGCTTTGGCTGAGATTGGGAAGGTGGATTGGGTACCGGCGGAGTCCTACGAGCGCATCAAGGCGGCAATCGAGACTCGTCCTGACTGGTGCCTTTCCCGGCAGCGGTTCTGGGGGGTTGGAATCCCTGCATTCTACTGCAACGAGTGCGGCGAAGCTATACTGGATGCGGAGTTGGTGCGGCGCACCGCTGACCTGGTAAAGAGGTATTCGGCCGACTTCTGGTTCGAGCCGGACGTTATGAAGCACTTTCCGGACCTCACCTGTCCTAAGTGCGGGGGTAAAAACCTCAGGCCGGAGCGAGACATCCTGGATGTGTGGTTCGACTCATCCTGTTCCTCGCTGATTGTTTGCCGGAACTGGGAAGGGCTGCGCTGGCCTGTGG
Proteins encoded in this window:
- a CDS encoding isoleucine--tRNA ligase; this encodes MNYRDTIHLPSTEFPMRAKLPQREPEILRFWNEAMIYEKTIKARRSGQTYILHDGPPYSNEHVHLGTALNKVVKDFIVKYRSMNGFFTPFVPGWDNHGMPIENNVLAEFRKRGEPVERGAIRKRCREYAAHFVDVQRDEFMRLGVFGEWENPYLTMSRLYEAEILRIFAKLVERGYIYRDLRPIHWCTTCQTALADAEIEYHEKSSYSIWLRFPLLEDPDRIFGGDKEGSYALVWTTTPWTVPANLALTVRPDFEYYVVKRDEERYLLAKALYEQTAKELGWNEGEIEIERRLEGEQLRNLQFRHPIFDRPSPVLEGDFVTADHGAGIVHTAPGHGEDDFRIGKKYGLEILCPVDEKGHFTAEAGKRFAGLDLQQGNEEVLAALREAGNLLKQDILEHQYPYCWRCHKPLVLRTTMQWFMNVDHEGHRDKALAEIGKVDWVPAESYERIKAAIETRPDWCLSRQRFWGVGIPAFYCNECGEAILDAELVRRTADLVKRYSADFWFEPDVMKHFPDLTCPKCGGKNLRPERDILDVWFDSSCSSLIVCRNWEGLRWPVDLFLEGPDQHRGWFNASLMTSLGAEGRSPYLQVATTGWAVDQEGKAMHKSLGNYIATEEIVNSYGADVLRLWVASSDFTRDVRVSREILDRVVDAYRKIRNTLRFLLGNLADFSEEERVPYKELGSLERYILHELQKLVSKVRNGFDNLAFHRAFQAIHAFCGVTLSSFYLDVVKDTLYTRGKRSKIRCSVQTVMAEVLDTLIRLLAPLASFTAEGAYRASPLERTEESVFLLSFPKVDPSLEDRELAYEFSHLLSVREEVLKALEERRTAGKLKASIDAKVSLAAKDDSLAQLLKKYESHLPELFIVSQVNLMEWDKMPEKSRKNDLAVEVQRPKGEKCVRCWLWSESVGTHPDHPEICDKCYEAIADDQT